Proteins encoded by one window of Aspergillus puulaauensis MK2 DNA, chromosome 4, nearly complete sequence:
- a CDS encoding uncharacterized protein (COG:G;~EggNog:ENOG410QDXP;~InterPro:IPR005829,IPR020846,IPR011701,IPR036259;~PFAM:PF07690;~TransMembrane:12 (i41-61o73-96i108-125o131-154i166-191o197-216i267-290o310-333i368-387o399-422i434-452o458-479i);~go_component: GO:0016021 - integral component of membrane [Evidence IEA];~go_function: GO:0022857 - transmembrane transporter activity [Evidence IEA];~go_process: GO:0055085 - transmembrane transport [Evidence IEA]), translated as MASGTANEADTPEKGTLDVESTRTNESQAPYSIFTKSQKRYIVFSASWAGFFSPVSSQIYFPALNSIADDLGVSSALINLTLTSYMIFQGLSPMFVGDFADRAGRRPAYLACFAVYIAANIGLALQDNFAALFVLRCVQSAGSSTTIALSAGVVSDIAIAAERGSYMGFVTAGSLLGPAMGPVIGGLLSQFLGWRSVFWFLTIFAAAFLVPFVLFFPETARAIVGNGSVPPPRWNMPLVRWFKSRKTAPPEDISRPKLRFPNPIRTLAIVFQKDVGIILFANAILFAGFYDVTASIPSIYNELYGLNDLEIGLCYIPFGLGATVASIATGKLLDLNYRRTAKLLNVSLHETRSRNLAHFPIEKARLQVALPLLTLGAFTVIAFGWCLDYRVHLAAPTTILFFMGLTLTGAFNTVGTLLVDFYPMNAAAATASNNLVRCLLGAGATALIDPMLDAMGRGWCFTFIALVMLLMLPLLAVVIRLGPGWRKERQAKIDRAGRS; from the exons ATGGCATCTGGCACAGCCAACGAAGCGGATACTCCAGAAAAGGGCACTCTTGATGTAGAGTCCACTCGCACCAATGAGTCGCAGGCCCCGTACTCGATCTTTACCAAGTCGCAGAAGAGATACATTGTCTTCTCGGCATCATGGGCTGGCTTCTTCTCGCCCGTCTCTTCGCAGATCTACTTCCCGGCCCTCAACAGCATCGCTGACGATCTTGGTGTCAGCAGCGCCTTGATCAATCTCACTCTGACCAGCTACATG ATCTTCCAAGGCCTCTCCCCCATGTTCGTCGGGGACTTTGCCGATAGGGCTGGTCGGCGCCCTGCATACCTGGCCTGCTTTGCGGTCTACATTGCAGCCAATATCGGCCTCGCGCTGCAGGATAATTTCGCCGCGCTGTTCGTCCTGCGTTGTGTGCAGAGTGCCGGCAGCAGCACAACCATCGCGCTGTCTGCAGGCGTTGTCTCCGATATCGCCATCGCTGCCGAGCGAGGATCCTACATGGGCTTCGTGACTGCCGGCTCTCTGCTAGGGCCAGCAATGGGCCCTGTCATCGGAGGTCTTCTGTCGCAGTTTCTCGGCTGGCGCTCGGTCTTTTGGTTCCTGACCATCTTCGCCGCTGCCTTCCTGGTCCCCTTtgtccttttcttcccagaAACTGCCCGTGCGATCGTAGGAAACGGATCAGTCCCGCCTCCTAGATGGAATATGCCCCTGGTGCGCTGGTTCAAGTCTCGAAAGACAGCGCCCCCTGAGGATATCAGTCGGCCGAAGCTTCGCTTCCCCAACCCCATTAGAACCCTCGCGATTGTATTTCAGAAGGATGTCGGAATCATCCTGTTTGCCAATGCGATCCTCTTCGCCGGGTTCTACGACGTTACGGCGTCAATCCCGTCCATTTATAACGAGTTGTATGGCTTGAATGACCTCGAGATCGGCCTCTGCTATATCCCCTTCGGCCTCGGCGCTACAGTCGCCTCCATAGCAACAGGGAAACTGCTCGATCTGAACTACCGCCGCACTGCAAAGTTGTTAAATGTGTCTCTGCACGAGACACgctcgaggaacttggcTCACTTCCCCATTGAAAAGGCGCGGTTGCAGGTCGCACTCCCGCTGCTCACGCTCGGTGCTTTCACGGTTATCGCGTTTGGGTGGTGTCTTGATTATCGTGTCCACCTTGCAGCGCCGACGACGATTCTGTTCTTCATGGGCTTGACGCTGACCGGGGCGTTTAATACGGTTGGTACCCTGCTGGTGGACTTTTATCCTATgaatgcggcggcggccacgGCGTCGAATAATCTTGTTCGCTGCTTGCTGGGGGCTGGTGCTACGGCGCTCATTGATCCAATGCTGGATGCTATGGGAAGGGGGTGGTGTTTTACGTTTATAGCcttggtgatgctgttgatgttgccgctgctggcggtggttATACGGTTGGGGCCGGggtggaggaaggagaggcagGCAAAGATCGATCGTGCTGGACGGTCATAG
- a CDS encoding D-mandelate dehydrogenase-like dehydrogenase (COG:C;~EggNog:ENOG410PWAB;~InterPro:IPR006140,IPR036291,IPR006139,IPR029753;~PFAM:PF03446,PF00389,PF02826;~go_function: GO:0016616 - oxidoreductase activity, acting on the CH-OH group of donors, NAD or NADP as acceptor [Evidence IEA];~go_function: GO:0051287 - NAD binding [Evidence IEA];~go_process: GO:0055114 - oxidation-reduction process [Evidence IEA]), whose product MAKPTVLHLGDAIKYNHDFYNNDFLARFNVIRNDALDRPSFIQALKEKRYGDFVAIFRPFFQTGGEMGQWDDELIGLLPQSVRIFASAGAGFNWADVEALGRRGIWYANGAGASDEAVSDTTLYMILSVFRNFTRAQLAARTTDPEVFTATHKLIATISQNPHGHILGLVGLGNISKKVARKAQAIGMSIHYFDVIRQTPEVEKSLNVTYHNTLESLLKVSDCVSLHTPLNQHTRHMINSKTLKLMKPGARLINTARGEIVDEEALIQGLEAGSISAAGLDVHYHEPQVSPRLAAMENVTLTTHIGGGALNTRINFELTAMKNILATVGPQGELIGEPSTPVNARYVLEYLKSHQ is encoded by the exons ATGGCTAAACCCACCGTCCTTCACCTAGGCGACGCCATCAAGTACAACCACGACTTCTACAACAACGACTTTCTCGCCCGATTCAATGTCATCCGGAACGATGCCCTGGACCGGCCTTCATTCATCCAGGCCCTAAAGGAGAAACG GTACGGCGATTTCGTGGCCATCTTCCGACCGTTCTTCCAAACCGGGGGTGAGATGGGCCAATGGGACGACGAGCTCATCGGATTGTTACCACAGTCTGTACGCATCTTTGCCTCTGCCGGCGCAGGATTCAACTGGGCGGATGTTGAGGCGCTTGGACGGCGCGGGATCTGGTACGCGAACGGCGCCGGGGCATCGGACGAAGCAGTGTCAGACACAACGCTGTATATGATTCTGTCGGTTTTTAGGAACTTTACCCGCGCGCAGCTGGCTGCGAGAACGACTGATCCTGAAGTTTTCACCGCGACCCATAAGCTCATTGCGACCATTTCGCAGAACCCGCACGGGCATATCCTGGGTCTTGTAGGCCTGGGGAATATCAGCAAAAAGGTGGCGAGGAAAGCCCAGGCCATTGGAATGTCAATCCATTACTTTGATGTTATTCGACAGACACCAGAAGTAGAGAAGAGCTTGAACGTCACGTATCATAATACGCTGGAGAGTCTACTGAAGGTGTCCGACTGTGTGTCGCTGCACACGCCGCTGAACCAGCATACGAGGCATATGATCAACAGCAAGACTCTGAAGCTGATGAAGCCGGGCGCCAGACTGATCAATACCGCGCGTGGAGAAATTGTGGACGAAGAGGCTCTGATCCAGGGGCTGGAAGCAGGCTCGATATCGGCGGCCGGGCTGGACGTCCACTACCACGAACCGCAGGTCTCTCCTCGACTGGCCGCAATGGAGAATGTCACTTTGACTACGCAtatcggcggcggcgctcTGAACACGCGTATCAACTTTGAACTGACCGCCATGAAAAATATCCTGGCGACGGTGGGACCCCAGGGCGAACTCATTGGGGAGCCCTCCACTCCTGTCAACGCGAGATATGTGttagaatatctaaaatCCCACCAATAG
- a CDS encoding uncharacterized protein (COG:G;~EggNog:ENOG410PHFT;~InterPro:IPR020846,IPR011701,IPR036259;~PFAM:PF07690;~TransMembrane:12 (i46-63o92-109i116-135o147-166i178-198o210-232i284-304o316-336i348-368o374-395i407-425o437-458i);~go_function: GO:0022857 - transmembrane transporter activity [Evidence IEA];~go_process: GO:0055085 - transmembrane transport [Evidence IEA]), translating to MDQDKQQAETIEKVGAPPQELPLPVELEGKSPADLEKLEKKLVRRLDFHLMPAVVILFLMNILDRNNIANAKISGLPDTLGISNTEYNTCLMIFYVGYVLTQVPSNILILKVKPSLYIGGVTAAWGIVSMCQAFTKNFAGLFMCRFVLGLVEGPFLPGVFLLLSCWYKRSELPPRIAILYGANMLASAFGGLIAAGIISRMENKLNRPAWEWLFIIEGAMTIAIAILVIPFIPDFPGNTKRWWLNREQQIYADWRLQNENAGIEDSDPKSLTWGVKQAIRDPKLYMFIILQMSLITAQSFNNFFPSIVGTLGYSDTITLLLTAPPYFAAFICSLCISFHAAHKQERGLHIAIPLLFSLLGNLLAMFVPTTGGRYFSMFLMTAGSYSPYNLCVSWLSSSLPRPKAKRAAALAIMNLMGAGVAHFYTSYMFPDSQKPRYYAGGGIMTGACLLCTVMALVIKWHLRKENRRMDEEEDRNVSATATGAVSRRLGEEQVISFRYVH from the exons ATGGATCAAGACAAGCAACAGGCTGAGACCATCGAAAAGGTCGGCGCTCCTCCCCAGGAGCTGCCACTCCCGGTAGAGCTCGAGGGCAAGAGTCCGGCAGAtctggagaagttggagaagaagctggtccGGCGTTTGGACTTTCACCTCATGCCGGCGGTCGTGATTCTGTTCCTGATGAATATTCTGGATAG GAACAATATTGCCAACGCCAAAATATCTGGATTGCCAGATACACTCGGAATTAGCAACACGGAGTACAATACTTGTCTCATGATATTTTATGTCGGAT ATGTCCTCACCCAGGTTCCATcgaacatcctcatcctgaaGGTCAAGCCCTCGTTGTATATTGGAGGAGTCACAGCAGCCTGGGGTATTGTCTCCATGTGCCAGGCCTTCACCAAGAACTTTGCTGGTCTTTTCATGTGCCGCTTCGTTCTGGGCCTTGTGGAAGGCCCATTCCTGCCAGGCgtgtttctgcttctgtcGTGCTGGTATAAGCGATCCGAGCTGCCACCGCGGATTGCGATCCTGTATGGAGCCAACATGCTTGCGAGCGCTTTCGGTGGACTCATTGCAGCTGGGATTATCAGCCGGATGGAGAACAAACTAAACCGACCAGCTTGG GAATGGCTGTTTATCATCGAGGGCGCCATGACAATCGCCATTGCTATACTGGTCATCCCATTCATCCCAGACTTTCCAGGCAACACTAAACGCTGGTGGCTGAACCGTGAGCAGCAGATATACGCC GACTGGCGCCTCCAAAACGAAAACGCCGGTATCGAAGACTCCGATCCCAAGTCGTTAACCTGGGGCGTCAAGCAAGCCATCCGCGACCCGAAGCTGTACATGTTCATCATCCTGCAAATGTCTCTCATCACGGCACAATCGttcaacaacttcttcccctctATCGTAGGCACACTCGGATACAGCGACACaatcaccctcctcctcacagcGCCGCCGTACTTCGCTGCCTTCATCTGCTCGCTGTGCATTTCCTTCCATGCCGCGCATAAACAGGAGCGCGGGCTGCACATCGCAATTCCGCTGCTATTCTCCCTCTTAGGCAACCTCCTA GCAATGTTCGTCCCCACAACCGGCGGCCGCTACTTCAGCATGTTCCTCATGACAGCCGGCTCGTACTCCCCCTACAACCTCTGCGTATCATGGCTGAGCTCTTCCCTGCCACGCCCCAAAGCAAAGCGCGCCGCCGCACTGGCAATAATGAACCTGATGGGCGCGGGCGTTGCCCACTTCTACACCTCGTACATGTTCCCGGACTCCCAGAAACCCAGATACTACGCCGGCGGAGGGATTATGACCGGCGCGTGTTTGCTGTGTACTGTTATGGCGCTGGTGATTAAGTGGCATCTGAGGAAGGAGAATAGGCggatggatgaggaggaggatcgGAATGTTTCGGCTACTGCGACGGGGGCTGTTAGTAGACGGCTTGGTGAGGAGCAGGTTATTTCGTTTAGATACGTGCATTAG
- a CDS encoding alpha/beta hydrolase (CAZy:CE10;~COG:V;~EggNog:ENOG410PVHQ;~InterPro:IPR029058,IPR013094;~MEROPS:MER0034665;~PFAM:PF07859;~go_function: GO:0016787 - hydrolase activity [Evidence IEA]) translates to MTIQNEASYRYAHYGIPDPDFDKYKDMDNPFGNSEGLSVPAMREIMAQMPVTFPYDQRDVASVAISNQTITARDHAELNLRIYRDKDVGKDAVLFFVTHGGGWILGDHDTEEAMNRLVAKKTNSVVVSVNYRLAPEYPFPYAVNDSFDALQWCRENAADLGIDPQRVVVGGSSSGGNIAAALALKDRDEGIGAVFGQVLNFPGTCHPDHFPRDKYEYYSPEQNKDGPIITTEAVHWFWSLYYPEAGDNPYASPLLADSHKDLAPASGRDPDRDEALAYSEALKKAGVPVKTKVYSGLPHAFNLFPDLEETPTFYNTVVNWINYLDKDMAKITKFDKRS, encoded by the exons ATGACCATTCAAAACGAAGCATCCTACCGGTATGCACACTATGGAATCCCCGACCCCGACTTCGACAAGTACAAGGACATGGACAATCCGTTTGGCAATAGTGAAGGACTCTCTGTACCAGCCATGCGCGAGATCATGGCGCAGATGCCGGTGACTTTTCCATACGACCAGAGGGATGTTGCCAGTGTTGCGATCAGCAATCAAACAATCACAGCCCGTGATCACGCCGAGCTGAATCTTAGGATCTACAGGGATAAGGATGTTGGGAAAGATGCGGTGCTATTTTTCGTCACGCATGGTGGAG GATGGATCCTTGGGGACCATGATACGGAAGAGGCAATGAATCGCCTGGTTGCTAAGAAGACGAACTCGGTTGTTGTGAGCGTCAACTATCGACT GGCGCCTGAGTATCCATTCCCCTACGCCGTCAATGACTCGTTCGATGCGTTGCAATGG TGCAGAGAGAATGCAGCGGATCTGGGAATCGACCCCCAGAGAGTCGTTGTTGGAGGAAGTAGCTCTGGTGGCAACATT GCCGCTGCTTTGGCATTGAAAGACCGAGACGAGGGCATCGGTGCTGTATTCGGACAGGTGTTGAATTTCCCAGGGACCTGCCATCCGGATCACTTTCCTCGGGACAAGTATGAGTACTACAGCCCGGAGCAGAATAAGGATGGGCCGATTATCACGACAGAGGCAGTCCATTGGTTTTGGA GTTTATACTACCCTGAGGCAGGGGACAACCCTTATGCGAGTCCGCTTCTTGCAGATTCTCACAAGGATCTGGCACCGGCAT CAGGACGTGACCCCGATCGAGACGAAGCACTAGCATACAGCGAAGCCCTCAAGAAAGCCGG TGTTCCTGTGAAAACAAAGGTCTATTCCGGCCTCCCTCACGCTTTCAATCTGTTTCCGGACCTTGAAGAAACACCCACGTTTTACAACACGGTTGTCAACTGGATCAACTATCTCGACAAGGACATGGCGAAGATAACTAAGTTCGATAAGCGTTCTTGA
- a CDS encoding uncharacterized protein (COG:S;~EggNog:ENOG410PXVQ;~TransMembrane:1 (o15-36i)) has translation MHCNTFDPHFYRRMMGIWVPLALSEAGLLDILLLAASRHLNECDQSQQEHFALLAFQYKASIVQALREAISVETPYFTDSTVIKAIMLAYDELLNNDEVTMKRHAEGAVQMVTLKGGPQTLGMDGLVAGLLFNLLSNVNQHIGVTVKPPWDPWIAGFEAAR, from the exons ATGCACTGCAATACATTCGACCCGCACTTCTACCGGCGCATGATGGGCATCTGGGTTCCACTCGCGCTTTCAGAAGCAGGtctgctggatatcctgctccTCGCAGCATCGCGCCACTTGAATGAATGCGACCAGTCACAGCAGGAGCATTTCGCCCTACTAGCCTTCCAGTACAAGGCTAGCATTGTGCAGGCGCTAAGAGAGGCGATCTCGGTTGAGACACCGTATTTCACGGACTCGACTGTTATTAAGGCGATTATGCTTGCTTACGATGAG TTATTGAACAACGACGAAGTAACCATGAAGCGCCATGCGGAAGGGGCTGTCCAGATGGTCACACTGAAGGGGGGGCCCCAAACACTCGGCATGGACGGACTCGTCGCGGGTTTACTCTTCAATTTGTTGTCAAATGTAAATCAGCACATTGGTGTTACAGTCAAGCCTCCCTGGGATCCGTGGATCGCCGGTTTCGAGGCTGCACGGTAG